The Kitasatospora albolonga nucleotide sequence CCTGGCAGACCCGCGAGATCAGCGACGCCATGACGAAGGACTCCGGCGTCGAGCTGACCGCGCTCAAGGTCGACGGCGGCATGACGTCCAACAACCTGCTGATGCAGACGCTCGCCGACTTCCTGGACGCGCCCGTGGTGCGCCCCATGGTCGCCGAGACCACCTGCCTCGGCGCCGCCTACGCCGCCGGTCTCGCCGTCGGCTTCTGGCCGGACACCGACGCGCTGCGCGCCAACTGGCGCCGGGCCGCCGAGTGGACCCCCCGCATGGACGCGGACACCCGTGCCCGCGAGTACAAGAGCTGGCTCAAGGCCGTCGAACGGACCATGGGCTGGATCGAGGACGAAGAAAGCTGACGAGGAGCATTCACCATGACCACCCTGCAGAGCGTTCCCGCCCTCGGAACGCACCCGGCCTCCGGCTCCCTGCCGAGCCGCGCCGAAACCCGGGAGCAGCTGTCCCGGGCGACGTACGACCTCCTGGTCATCGGCGGTGGCATCCTGGGCATCTCCACCGCCTGGCATGCCGCGCAGTCCGGGCTGCGGGTGGCTCTGGTGGACGCCGGTGACTTCGCCGGCGCCACCTCCTCCGCCTCCTCCAAGCTGCTTCACGGCGGCCTGCGCTACCTCCAGACCGGCGCGGTCAAGCTGGTCGCGGAGAACCACTTCGAGCGCCGCGCGGTCTCCCGCGAGGTGGCCCCGCACCTGGCCAACCCGCTCACCTTCTACCTGCCCGTCTACAAGGGCGGCCCGCACGGCGCGGCCAAGCTCGGCGCGGGCGTCTTCGCCTACTCCGCGCTCTCCGCGTTCGGCGACGGTGTCGGCCATGTCATCTCCCCGGCCAAGGCGTCCCGCGACGTCCCCGAGCTGCGCACCGACAACCTGAAGGCCGTCGCGGTCTACGGCGACGACCAGATGAACGACGCCCGCATGGCGCTGATGACGGTCCGCGCGGCCGTCGACGCGGGCGCGGTCGTCCTCAACCACGCGGCCGTCACGGGCCTGCGCTTCACCCGGGGCCGGGTCACGGGCGCCGAGCTGAAGGACACGGCGGACGGTACGGAGTTCGGGATCACCGCCCGCCTCGTGCTGAACGCGACCGGCCCGTGGGTCGACCACCTGCGGAAGATGGAGGACCCGAACGCGGCCCCCTCCATACGTCTGTCCAAGGGCGCCCACCTGGTCCTCAAGCGGACCCGTCCGTGGCGGGCGGCGCTGGCCACCCCGATCGACAAGTACCGCATCACGTTCGCGCTGCCGTGGGAGGA carries:
- a CDS encoding glycerol-3-phosphate dehydrogenase, giving the protein MTTLQSVPALGTHPASGSLPSRAETREQLSRATYDLLVIGGGILGISTAWHAAQSGLRVALVDAGDFAGATSSASSKLLHGGLRYLQTGAVKLVAENHFERRAVSREVAPHLANPLTFYLPVYKGGPHGAAKLGAGVFAYSALSAFGDGVGHVISPAKASRDVPELRTDNLKAVAVYGDDQMNDARMALMTVRAAVDAGAVVLNHAAVTGLRFTRGRVTGAELKDTADGTEFGITARLVLNATGPWVDHLRKMEDPNAAPSIRLSKGAHLVLKRTRPWRAALATPIDKYRITFALPWEDMLLLGTTDEEYEGDPADVSVTEADTAQILDEAAFSIKDQQLSRDLITYSFAGLRVLPGGPGDTSKAKRETVVTEGRGGMLSVAGGKWTTFRHIGRTVMNKLAALPGHPLAEDMEPMNRLPKKLPLPGIANPNAVAHRLLIDGPAPGPRMAPDTARHLATHYGSLAFDIARLANENPELAERVHPDAPEIWAQVAYARDHEWAETADDVLRRRTTLTIRGLATDEVRDGVEKLLADRD